ATCTTCTGTGTGAGTTCGGCCTGGAACGGGTCCGTTCCGTGCCAGGATACGCCCTGAGCGGCGGCGAACGGCGACGTGTGGAGATCGCACGATGTCTCGCCATCATGCCCGAGTTCATTCTCCTCGACGAACCGTTCAGCGGCATCGATCCCATCGCGGTCTACGACATCCAGCAGATCATTCTGGATCTCCGCAAGAAGGGATTCGGCATTTTGCTCACGGACCATAACGTGCGGGACACCCTGGCGATCACGGATCGGGCCTGTCTGATCCACCAGGGGCAAATTGTCGTGGAGGGATCTCCCCAGGATGTGGCCGAGAGCGAGGTGGCCAGGAAATTCTACCTGGGGGAACGTTTTTCCTGGTGACGGCCAAGGAAGGTGCTTCAATGAGGTCTTCCGCGACTCCCTGCCTGTGCATCCTTCTTTGAGAAAACGGGTCCTTGCAAGAAATTCACCGGGAGGCGACTGGAACGGAGCAGCAGGGTTCTTTGTCGCACCGGGACGAACGCGATCGAGGACGGTCTGGGATCGAGTCGGGTTTTTCTCCGATGGCGCTACGGAATGGCATTGCGGGATGTTTTTTCCAGCAAGGGAATGCTCTCGAGTTCTCCGCCCTCAAGGAGGGCGAGAAGAACTGTTTTCGCTTCCGCCACCTCCGGAGAAAGCTCGAGCGAATGCTCCCGGAAGGCTGGTTCCACGGCGATGATGACCAGGTCCATCTCCCGGGAGAATTCTTCCAGCAGAGTGGAAAGCGGAACGCCGTGGCTGCTCCAGGAGATGCCTTTGCAGGATGCAAGCGGAAGGCGCCGCATAGCCCCGGGGGCAAGTCCCATGAGGGCCGCATCGACGA
Above is a genomic segment from Aminiphilus circumscriptus DSM 16581 containing:
- the lptB gene encoding LPS export ABC transporter ATP-binding protein, with amino-acid sequence MGRIFSAERLVKSYRGKTVVSSVNLSVQQGEIVGLLGPNGAGKTTTFYMLVGLISPDSGNVYVDGRDVTELPMFGRARLGVGYLPQEASVFRNLSVEDNLRLVLEEQNHSLGDWREVLEHLLCEFGLERVRSVPGYALSGGERRRVEIARCLAIMPEFILLDEPFSGIDPIAVYDIQQIILDLRKKGFGILLTDHNVRDTLAITDRACLIHQGQIVVEGSPQDVAESEVARKFYLGERFSW
- a CDS encoding hydrogenase maturation protease; its protein translation is MNAKKTTSVLWGVGNPLRGDDGFGVHVAEALLEAPPQGMKIRLCETTPENHLAHLRRTRPSRLVVVDAALMGLAPGAMRRLPLASCKGISWSSHGVPLSTLLEEFSREMDLVIIAVEPAFREHSLELSPEVAEAKTVLLALLEGGELESIPLLEKTSRNAIP